The following proteins come from a genomic window of Achromobacter sp. AONIH1:
- the dnaB gene encoding replicative DNA helicase, whose amino-acid sequence MTGNAANVPPHNLTAEHAILGGLLLDNEALDRLGDLEPAQFYHHGHRLIFEGARSLILRSRPADVITVHDYLLTMGKAEAIGGMAYLNSLVESTPSLANIGRYAEIVRETALLRQLTVAADRVQQLVAERHQPAVELLDAAQAEFSKLALGAVQDEPVSISSAMVDFLDDLDGRVHGTVAHPGIATGIEALDEKLNGGPCRGDLVVIAGRPGMGKSALAQSIGCNNAEAGYSVTFWSGEMPTKQVTGRSVANWGRVSSAKLNAAKPVLTPDEWTRLTRAAQIAGEARFFVEDAPALTIQALSAKARTVHRKHGLDVLIVDYLQLMEGSEQNRTLQIEAITKGLKRLAKQLNIVVYALSQFSREIEKRVNKRPMLSDLRDGGSIEQDADIAIGLYREEQDDPDTTLKGYAELYIMKQRNGTLGMVPAAYRGEYLRFEDYTGPAVTKSSAKGKRGRRTFEDEEEAF is encoded by the coding sequence ATGACCGGCAATGCCGCGAATGTGCCGCCGCACAACCTGACCGCAGAGCATGCGATTCTCGGCGGCCTGCTGCTGGATAACGAGGCGCTGGACCGCCTGGGCGACCTGGAGCCGGCGCAGTTCTACCACCACGGCCATCGGCTGATCTTCGAGGGGGCGCGTAGCCTGATCCTGCGTTCACGCCCGGCCGACGTGATCACTGTCCACGACTACCTGCTGACGATGGGCAAGGCCGAAGCTATCGGCGGCATGGCCTACCTGAACAGCCTGGTTGAATCGACCCCGAGCCTGGCGAACATCGGCCGGTATGCGGAAATCGTCCGCGAGACGGCATTGCTGCGCCAGCTGACCGTAGCCGCTGACCGTGTGCAGCAGCTGGTGGCCGAGCGCCACCAGCCCGCCGTTGAGCTGCTGGACGCGGCGCAAGCCGAATTTAGCAAGCTGGCTCTGGGTGCCGTCCAGGACGAGCCGGTCTCGATTTCGTCCGCCATGGTCGATTTCTTGGATGACCTGGACGGCCGGGTCCATGGCACGGTTGCGCACCCCGGCATCGCCACGGGTATCGAGGCGCTCGACGAAAAGCTCAACGGCGGCCCGTGTCGAGGCGACCTGGTTGTGATTGCCGGGCGTCCAGGTATGGGCAAATCGGCCCTTGCGCAGTCCATCGGCTGCAACAACGCCGAGGCGGGCTACTCGGTCACGTTCTGGTCCGGCGAAATGCCCACCAAGCAGGTAACCGGCCGATCCGTCGCGAATTGGGGGCGCGTGTCGTCTGCGAAGCTGAACGCAGCCAAGCCGGTTCTCACTCCCGACGAATGGACCCGGCTGACTCGCGCCGCTCAGATCGCTGGTGAAGCGCGCTTTTTTGTTGAGGACGCCCCTGCGTTGACGATTCAGGCGCTGTCCGCGAAGGCACGCACCGTACACCGCAAGCATGGCCTGGACGTGCTGATCGTGGATTACCTCCAGCTGATGGAAGGCAGCGAGCAGAACCGGACGCTCCAGATTGAAGCGATCACGAAAGGGCTGAAGCGTCTGGCGAAGCAGCTCAATATCGTCGTGTATGCCTTGTCGCAGTTTTCCAGAGAAATCGAGAAGCGCGTCAACAAGCGGCCGATGCTGTCGGACCTGCGCGACGGCGGCTCGATCGAGCAGGACGCGGATATTGCGATTGGCCTGTATCGGGAAGAGCAGGATGACCCGGATACGACGCTCAAGGGCTACGCCGAGCTATACATCATGAAGCAGCGCAACGGGACGCTGGGGATGGTTCCGGCGGCGTACAGGGGCGAATACCTGCGCTTTGAAGACTACACCGGCCCGGCCGTCACGAAGTCCAGTGCGAAGGGTAAGCGGGGGCGGCGGACCTTCGAAGATGAAGAGGAAGCATTCTGA
- a CDS encoding DUF1883 domain-containing protein, whose product MKTSENISNLADDFRELGILRFQIGKPPLRVCWAPSCHELASEGEEIASVLQKESDINQQGSGPPKLGDAQMDFLHKREYLHEGDVVVVDCSHRCNIWVTNDTNFSNYKNGRQYRGYGGGYTQLPARIPIPSTGYWNITLDLGGGSANIRHSIQILKA is encoded by the coding sequence ATGAAGACCTCAGAGAATATTTCCAACCTCGCCGACGACTTCCGCGAGCTGGGAATACTCCGATTTCAAATCGGGAAACCCCCCCTGCGAGTTTGCTGGGCGCCCTCTTGTCATGAGCTTGCATCGGAAGGCGAAGAAATCGCCAGCGTGTTACAAAAAGAATCTGACATTAACCAACAGGGCTCAGGCCCACCAAAACTAGGAGATGCCCAGATGGATTTCTTGCACAAGCGCGAGTATTTGCATGAAGGCGATGTCGTAGTGGTTGATTGCTCTCATCGGTGCAATATTTGGGTCACCAACGACACAAACTTCAGCAACTACAAGAACGGGCGTCAGTATCGAGGCTACGGCGGCGGCTACACGCAGCTACCAGCTCGAATACCTATTCCCTCAACGGGATACTGGAATATCACATTGGATCTTGGTGGCGGAAGCGCGAATATCCGACATAGCATCCAAATTCTGAAGGCATGA
- a CDS encoding phage terminase large subunit family protein codes for MSINNYQPWEASKLISPKVERLVRTAEKAVSPPPRISVPEWADRYRFLAKESGSMSGRWETATVEVARGPMLAVTEPGVHIITAMVSTQLLKTALLENIFGYYAHLDPCPMLLLQPKEDAAEQFSKERVSPLIRVTPVLRALIGTSKTRNADETLLYKAFPGGFLALAGAGSPDNLARRPVRVILADEVDKYPVTREGDPILLAEERTATFGANWLSVRACSPTVQEESRIEKSYLESDQRRASVSCPHCGHRQFLDFIRHVAWQKKQDDKGVTTEHFPKTARIFCESCGAQWSEGERLRALQTVRWHQTKTFTCCDTRQSPLDAYDKAWRGGIEAEQALTQTWDWWTGGRHALYRARCGQCGGWPVENTHAGFQASKLYSPWPKDKPSDIADKWLKAQGDEDRLQAWWNTQAGLPYRANVGKALRVDELAARGEHWPARVPFGVGLLTAGLDTQPDRIEVEIVGWGRDEESWSIDYEIFEGNPDEPEVWQRVDAYLLRKWYRYDGRAFIVEAACIDSGGHNAQKVYEFAKARLGRRVYAVKGESARNGQRSPIWPTKKPSARTKQQFRPVIVGVNSAKDSIYRRLARTESGPGYMHFPHDRDIGYFSQLTSERLVVKQSGGRKYWVWELPDGKRNEALDCRVYAYAALCSLLHIGVKLNREVDAVATVLDGRAPPDEAPQLLLAADAGSVREVRGPSVKTMGAPAKGRSLSSRLA; via the coding sequence ATGTCCATAAACAATTATCAGCCCTGGGAGGCGAGCAAGCTGATTTCTCCGAAGGTTGAGCGCCTGGTGCGCACAGCCGAAAAGGCGGTCAGCCCGCCGCCGCGCATTAGCGTACCGGAGTGGGCGGACCGCTACCGGTTCCTCGCCAAGGAGTCGGGCAGCATGTCGGGTCGCTGGGAGACGGCGACGGTCGAAGTGGCGCGCGGCCCGATGCTGGCAGTGACCGAGCCTGGCGTGCACATCATCACGGCGATGGTCAGTACACAGCTGCTGAAAACGGCGTTGCTGGAGAACATCTTTGGGTACTACGCGCATCTGGATCCGTGTCCGATGCTGCTGTTGCAGCCCAAGGAAGACGCGGCCGAACAGTTCAGCAAGGAGCGTGTCAGTCCCTTGATCAGGGTAACGCCGGTGCTACGGGCGTTGATAGGCACCAGCAAGACGCGCAACGCGGATGAGACGTTGCTATATAAGGCGTTTCCCGGCGGATTCCTGGCGCTGGCCGGCGCAGGCAGTCCTGATAACTTGGCGCGCCGGCCCGTGCGGGTGATTCTCGCCGACGAGGTGGATAAGTATCCCGTCACGCGCGAGGGTGATCCCATACTGCTGGCTGAAGAGCGCACGGCAACGTTTGGCGCAAATTGGCTGTCCGTGCGGGCATGTTCGCCAACGGTTCAGGAAGAGAGCCGGATTGAGAAGAGCTATTTGGAAAGCGATCAGAGGCGCGCCTCGGTGTCCTGCCCTCATTGCGGACACCGGCAGTTTCTGGACTTCATTCGGCATGTCGCATGGCAAAAAAAGCAGGATGACAAGGGCGTCACGACGGAACACTTTCCAAAGACAGCGCGAATTTTCTGCGAATCTTGCGGAGCGCAGTGGTCTGAGGGTGAGAGGCTGCGGGCCTTGCAAACCGTCCGCTGGCACCAGACCAAGACTTTCACGTGCTGCGATACTCGCCAGTCGCCGCTGGACGCCTACGACAAGGCCTGGCGCGGCGGCATAGAGGCCGAGCAGGCGCTTACGCAGACCTGGGACTGGTGGACGGGTGGTCGTCACGCTCTCTACCGGGCGCGATGCGGGCAGTGCGGCGGCTGGCCTGTGGAGAACACCCATGCGGGCTTTCAGGCATCCAAGCTCTATAGCCCCTGGCCGAAGGACAAGCCATCGGACATTGCTGACAAGTGGCTCAAGGCCCAGGGCGATGAGGATAGGTTGCAGGCATGGTGGAACACCCAGGCCGGACTTCCGTATCGTGCGAATGTGGGCAAGGCGTTGCGGGTAGACGAACTGGCGGCGCGTGGTGAGCACTGGCCAGCAAGGGTGCCGTTTGGCGTTGGCCTGCTCACTGCCGGGCTTGACACGCAACCAGATCGGATTGAGGTCGAAATCGTTGGCTGGGGCCGCGACGAGGAATCGTGGTCCATCGACTATGAAATCTTCGAGGGAAACCCGGATGAGCCAGAGGTGTGGCAGCGCGTGGACGCCTACTTGTTGCGAAAGTGGTATCGCTACGACGGCCGCGCGTTCATTGTTGAGGCGGCATGTATCGACTCTGGCGGACACAATGCACAGAAGGTGTACGAGTTCGCAAAGGCCCGACTCGGGCGGCGTGTCTATGCCGTAAAAGGCGAATCCGCTCGCAACGGACAGCGCTCGCCGATTTGGCCGACAAAGAAGCCGAGCGCGCGGACCAAGCAGCAATTCCGGCCCGTGATCGTAGGCGTGAACTCGGCCAAGGATTCGATCTATCGGCGCTTGGCGCGAACGGAGTCGGGTCCCGGGTACATGCACTTTCCGCATGATCGGGACATTGGCTATTTCTCGCAGCTCACGTCTGAGCGTCTTGTGGTCAAGCAGTCCGGGGGGCGCAAGTATTGGGTGTGGGAATTGCCCGATGGAAAGCGCAACGAGGCACTTGATTGCCGGGTCTACGCGTATGCGGCGCTCTGCTCCCTGCTCCATATCGGGGTCAAGCTAAACCGTGAGGTGGACGCCGTGGCGACAGTACTGGACGGTCGCGCGCCGCCAGACGAGGCGCCGCAACTACTGCTGGCAGCCGATGCAGGCAGTGTGCGCGAAGTCCGCGGCCCTTCGGTCAAGACGATGGGCGCCCCTGCCAAGGGCCGATCGTTGTCGAGCCGGTTGGCATAG
- a CDS encoding gpW family protein: MKEITMGVYDGLPRETLLAQLQAMQMALLQLTAGEQIASVSYSQGEGARSVTYRATDLSALRAEILSLQAALGMGGGRRQIGFRYRR; this comes from the coding sequence TTGAAGGAAATCACTATGGGCGTGTATGACGGGCTTCCCCGGGAAACGCTGCTCGCGCAGCTGCAGGCGATGCAGATGGCGCTGCTGCAGTTGACGGCAGGAGAGCAGATTGCCTCGGTGAGCTATTCGCAGGGTGAGGGCGCAAGGTCTGTCACCTATCGGGCAACTGATCTGTCTGCACTCAGGGCAGAGATTCTGAGCTTGCAGGCCGCGCTTGGTATGGGGGGCGGCCGGCGCCAGATTGGGTTTAGGTACCGGCGATGA
- a CDS encoding phage portal protein — protein sequence MVDWNPVLSSPDGEVNPYRDRMVARERDLIRNDGWASAAVTRAIDNVVGANFRPIAKPDYRALAAISGNKGFDHQWAEEWSQAFAGYYRAWADDTSKYCDSERFQTLPQQYRLAFRHLLSDGDALAMIRWMPERIRAGGARYATAVQIIDPDRLSNPQLRFDQQTMRGGVEVDENGAAVAYHVRKAHQGDYFSAARSMTWERIPRETEWGRPVIVHCFDRERAGQHRGVGFLTPVVNRLKMLIKYDGTELDAAIINAFFAAYIESPFDHELVEGALSADDSKLSAYQAERANYHKDRRTALGDVGMSLLFPGEKIGSVSANRPSANYDGFSSAMLRHVAAGTGLVAQQISQNWSEINYSAFRAAMLEAWKTFHRRRYDFAVNFSAPVAAAFLEESMEVDDYPMPSGPVPHFLEARSEYCRARWMGPGKGYVDPVKEKQGAILGLQSGLSTLDIEGSEQGEDWREVADQRAVEQAYYRERDLPMPVWSVEQPKEPPASSPNAGDEDKERA from the coding sequence ATGGTGGACTGGAATCCGGTCCTGAGTTCGCCTGATGGGGAGGTCAATCCGTATCGGGATCGGATGGTTGCGCGCGAGCGCGACTTGATCCGCAATGATGGCTGGGCGTCCGCTGCTGTCACGCGCGCGATCGACAACGTCGTTGGTGCAAACTTCCGCCCGATTGCCAAGCCAGACTATCGAGCATTGGCCGCGATCAGCGGCAACAAGGGATTCGACCATCAGTGGGCGGAAGAATGGAGCCAAGCATTCGCGGGCTACTACCGCGCCTGGGCGGATGACACATCGAAATATTGCGACTCCGAACGGTTTCAGACCCTGCCGCAGCAGTACCGGCTGGCGTTTCGTCATCTTCTGTCAGATGGGGATGCGCTGGCGATGATTCGGTGGATGCCGGAACGGATCCGAGCCGGAGGCGCGCGTTATGCCACGGCGGTGCAGATCATCGATCCAGACCGGCTTTCGAACCCGCAGCTGCGCTTTGACCAACAGACAATGCGTGGCGGAGTTGAGGTCGACGAAAACGGCGCAGCTGTGGCCTATCACGTTCGCAAAGCGCATCAGGGAGACTATTTCAGCGCCGCCAGGTCGATGACGTGGGAGCGGATCCCCAGGGAAACGGAATGGGGCCGGCCTGTGATTGTTCATTGCTTTGATCGAGAGCGTGCGGGACAACATCGCGGTGTTGGGTTTCTGACTCCGGTTGTCAATCGTCTCAAGATGCTGATCAAGTACGACGGCACAGAGCTTGATGCGGCGATCATCAATGCCTTCTTCGCCGCCTATATCGAAAGCCCATTTGATCATGAGCTGGTCGAAGGCGCGCTCAGCGCGGACGATTCGAAGTTGAGCGCGTACCAGGCTGAGCGCGCGAACTATCACAAGGACAGGCGCACCGCGTTGGGTGATGTCGGAATGAGCCTGCTCTTTCCCGGCGAGAAGATTGGCTCCGTTTCTGCAAATCGCCCAAGCGCCAATTACGACGGCTTCTCCAGCGCCATGCTGCGGCATGTCGCGGCCGGCACTGGACTGGTAGCGCAGCAAATCAGCCAAAACTGGTCTGAGATCAACTACAGCGCCTTTCGAGCTGCAATGTTGGAGGCGTGGAAAACGTTTCATCGGCGCCGCTATGACTTCGCCGTCAACTTCTCGGCGCCCGTGGCCGCTGCGTTCTTGGAAGAGTCTATGGAAGTGGACGACTACCCAATGCCGTCGGGACCTGTGCCGCATTTCTTGGAGGCAAGGTCGGAGTACTGCCGGGCGCGGTGGATGGGGCCAGGCAAGGGGTATGTGGATCCCGTCAAGGAAAAGCAGGGTGCCATTCTTGGCTTGCAGTCGGGCTTGTCCACGCTGGACATCGAGGGGTCGGAGCAGGGCGAGGACTGGCGGGAAGTTGCTGACCAGCGAGCCGTTGAACAGGCGTACTACCGAGAGCGTGATTTGCCAATGCCGGTATGGTCCGTGGAACAGCCGAAGGAGCCGCCGGCTAGCTCGCCCAATGCTGGCGATGAAGATAAGGAGAGGGCGTAA
- a CDS encoding S49 family peptidase, with the protein MRFGHLCQRLFNTPLAIRPEKAEVIMAALAERLGVSKIMRLDGTEVLAQPLAFSGDDDFSGPGRARQTGYDLVGPVAVIQVEGTLVQKLGTLRPYSGMTGYDGIRQNFLEALSDPAVEAIVLDIDSPGGEVAGCFDLVDTIYAARGEKPIWSVLSESAYSAGYAIASAADRIVVPRTGGTGSIGVISMHVDWSQALTEAGVKVTFITYGERKADGHPEIPLSKEALTRFQADIDTMGALFVATVARNRGMSAEQVRQTEAGTFMGEAGVSAGLADAVMSPDAAFRSLIESIS; encoded by the coding sequence ATGCGATTCGGGCATCTTTGCCAAAGACTATTCAATACACCGCTTGCCATCCGGCCCGAGAAAGCCGAGGTGATCATGGCGGCCCTGGCGGAACGGCTGGGCGTATCCAAGATCATGAGGCTGGACGGCACGGAGGTTCTGGCGCAGCCGCTCGCATTCTCGGGAGACGACGACTTCTCGGGACCAGGGCGCGCACGCCAGACAGGGTATGACCTGGTAGGCCCCGTGGCCGTGATCCAGGTAGAGGGCACGCTGGTGCAGAAGCTCGGTACGCTGAGACCGTATTCGGGCATGACCGGCTACGACGGCATTCGGCAGAACTTCTTGGAGGCGCTGTCCGACCCAGCCGTTGAGGCAATCGTGCTGGACATCGATTCGCCGGGAGGCGAAGTCGCTGGGTGCTTCGATCTCGTAGACACGATCTACGCGGCACGTGGTGAAAAGCCCATCTGGTCCGTACTGTCGGAGTCGGCCTACTCGGCGGGATATGCAATTGCAAGCGCCGCGGATCGGATCGTTGTGCCGCGAACTGGCGGCACCGGATCCATTGGCGTGATTTCAATGCACGTCGATTGGAGCCAGGCGCTGACCGAGGCGGGCGTGAAAGTGACGTTTATCACTTACGGCGAGCGCAAGGCCGATGGGCACCCCGAGATTCCACTGTCCAAGGAAGCGCTTACGCGGTTTCAAGCTGACATCGACACCATGGGGGCGCTGTTCGTTGCCACGGTGGCGCGCAACCGCGGCATGTCGGCAGAACAAGTCCGTCAGACGGAAGCGGGCACGTTTATGGGCGAGGCTGGTGTTTCGGCGGGCCTTGCCGATGCGGTGATGTCGCCAGACGCCGCCTTTCGGTCTCTTATCGAGTCCATCTCGTAG
- a CDS encoding head decoration protein, producing the protein MSLSIIPSGPNSVAPFARAETFVPDQLIAGHLNLITQDILVAAGRLLRGTILGRISAFGATVAAGSSNKGNGTVAVTQASGEKIGAYALVAASDTKFNVTDPSGAALADATVGADYNAGGIAFKISAGTTAFASGDSFTVTVADGVGSFVKSVKTATDGSQNPVAVLVDDVDATAGPRPGSAYFMGEFNARAIIFDPSWALDNLRASLPNGVYLKSSVSAADPT; encoded by the coding sequence ATGTCTCTGAGCATCATCCCCTCGGGGCCGAATTCGGTGGCCCCGTTTGCACGCGCCGAAACGTTCGTGCCGGATCAGTTGATTGCCGGCCATCTCAACCTGATCACGCAGGACATCTTGGTGGCTGCTGGGAGGCTCCTGCGAGGCACTATCCTGGGGCGCATCAGCGCCTTCGGCGCCACCGTTGCCGCCGGCAGCTCCAATAAGGGAAACGGCACTGTGGCCGTGACGCAGGCGTCGGGCGAAAAAATCGGTGCATACGCACTCGTTGCCGCCAGCGATACCAAGTTCAACGTGACGGACCCTTCAGGCGCTGCGTTGGCAGACGCCACTGTTGGCGCTGACTACAACGCCGGCGGCATCGCCTTCAAGATTTCCGCTGGCACTACAGCCTTTGCTTCGGGTGACTCGTTCACTGTGACGGTGGCAGACGGTGTTGGCAGTTTCGTCAAGAGCGTCAAGACGGCGACAGACGGTAGTCAGAACCCCGTCGCGGTGCTTGTCGATGACGTGGACGCAACGGCCGGGCCGCGCCCGGGTAGTGCGTACTTCATGGGCGAATTCAACGCGCGCGCCATCATCTTCGATCCGTCTTGGGCGCTGGATAACCTGCGAGCCTCGTTGCCCAATGGCGTCTATCTGAAGTCTTCGGTATCGGCGGCTGATCCAACTTAG
- a CDS encoding major capsid protein: MGSFVYDTNALIQTVPNLKTAQTFLLDRFFPNFVTADTEEISIDVDVGLRRMAPFVSPLVQGKLVEQRRYQTNIFKPAYIKDKRAPDLRKPVRRMIGERIGGEMSGAEREAANLEFELTDQVDVLNRRLEWMGAQALTKGQVIVEGEGFDTVVVDFGRDPELTVGLTSAKRWTRANIGTESNPGSVSPSDDVTAWATLILKKSGAQVQDIVFSISAWQAFKQDPALNGAIVFPAQAPFGNQVNPATSPVKGAKYMGRWGTYDLWIYSDWFVDDNNVEHPLLPDGGLIMSGPDLMGTRAFGMILDPEFNYQSLPFAPKTWVEKDPAQRVLLMQSAPLMIPSRVNAALYAKVV; this comes from the coding sequence ATGGGCAGTTTTGTCTATGACACCAATGCGTTGATCCAGACCGTCCCCAACTTGAAGACCGCGCAAACCTTCCTGTTGGACCGATTTTTTCCGAACTTCGTCACGGCTGATACGGAGGAAATCTCGATCGATGTGGACGTTGGTCTGCGTCGCATGGCGCCGTTCGTATCGCCGCTCGTTCAAGGGAAACTTGTTGAGCAGCGTCGCTATCAAACCAACATCTTCAAGCCCGCATACATCAAGGATAAGCGTGCGCCGGACCTGCGAAAGCCTGTTCGCCGCATGATCGGAGAGCGTATCGGTGGCGAAATGTCTGGTGCAGAGCGCGAGGCGGCCAATCTGGAGTTCGAACTGACCGATCAGGTTGATGTCCTGAATCGGCGCCTCGAATGGATGGGAGCGCAGGCCCTGACCAAGGGTCAGGTCATCGTCGAGGGTGAGGGCTTCGATACGGTGGTTGTGGATTTCGGTCGAGATCCGGAACTGACGGTGGGTCTAACGTCCGCCAAGCGCTGGACGCGTGCGAACATCGGAACGGAGAGCAATCCGGGTAGCGTCAGCCCGTCAGACGATGTGACGGCCTGGGCGACCCTGATCCTGAAGAAGTCCGGCGCCCAAGTGCAGGACATTGTGTTCTCGATTTCGGCTTGGCAGGCATTCAAGCAGGATCCCGCGCTCAATGGCGCGATTGTGTTCCCGGCCCAAGCGCCGTTTGGCAACCAAGTGAACCCCGCAACGTCCCCGGTCAAGGGGGCGAAGTACATGGGCCGTTGGGGCACCTACGATCTGTGGATCTACAGCGATTGGTTCGTGGATGACAACAACGTCGAGCATCCCCTATTGCCGGACGGTGGCCTGATCATGTCTGGCCCTGATCTGATGGGTACGCGTGCCTTCGGCATGATCCTGGATCCGGAGTTCAACTACCAGAGTCTGCCGTTCGCACCCAAGACCTGGGTGGAGAAGGACCCGGCGCAGCGCGTTCTGCTGATGCAATCGGCTCCGCTGATGATACCCAGCCGCGTCAATGCGGCGCTCTATGCAAAGGTGGTGTGA
- a CDS encoding DUF2635 domain-containing protein, with protein MFIKPAPGMLIRHPVTRDLLPESGMDVDDNDRYFLQRLADRDVVKVEQPVQSATEVRSNKASSPTRGGEA; from the coding sequence ATGTTTATCAAACCTGCGCCGGGGATGCTGATTCGGCACCCGGTGACACGAGACCTATTACCCGAATCGGGTATGGATGTCGATGACAACGACCGCTACTTTCTTCAGCGCCTCGCCGACCGTGATGTCGTGAAGGTCGAACAGCCTGTCCAGTCGGCTACCGAGGTTCGGAGCAACAAGGCATCCAGCCCGACCCGTGGAGGTGAGGCGTAA
- a CDS encoding phage tail sheath subtilisin-like domain-containing protein, with product MANLSFNNIPQNVRVPLFFAEVDNSRANSGATTQRALIIGQMTSSGEGTAGVPVISQGIADAKRVGGIGSMLAAMTMAYRRADNFGEVWYLPLADASAGQPGKGSVTFTSNSSDAGVLSLYIAGALVSLSVLPSQAPAALATALAGKVNGAIDLPVTAEVDGATPGKVNLTAKNKGLAAGDVDLRLNYRGSAAGEMLPAGLGITLTPMSGGQLNPLLPEALANLQDMEFDYIAMPYTDSASLDAIKTFLSTKTGRWAWSSQLYGHAFAAHRGTLGALTTFGNGRNDEHVSVIGFNDSPTPAYVWAADLAGTAASSLRVDPARPLQTLSLSTVLAPPLQSRFDLSGRNTLLWDGISTFTVGSDGTVALENVITTYRVNGFGVPDDSYLQVETLMTLTYVLRRLRAVVTSQFSRMKLASDGTRVAPGTNVVTPAIIKGALIAEYARMELDGFVQESAKFAEGLIVQKNTLNPNRVDVLYPAVLINQLRIFALLMQFSLQ from the coding sequence ATGGCAAATCTCTCTTTCAACAATATTCCGCAGAACGTGCGAGTGCCGTTGTTTTTTGCGGAAGTCGACAACAGCCGCGCCAATTCTGGCGCGACTACGCAGCGCGCTCTGATCATCGGACAGATGACGAGTAGCGGCGAAGGTACTGCCGGTGTGCCCGTGATTTCGCAAGGAATCGCGGACGCCAAGAGAGTCGGCGGCATTGGATCCATGCTGGCTGCCATGACGATGGCCTATCGCCGGGCCGACAACTTTGGTGAAGTGTGGTACTTGCCGCTCGCGGACGCATCGGCCGGCCAGCCCGGCAAGGGCTCGGTGACATTTACCTCCAATTCGTCGGATGCAGGCGTCCTGTCGCTGTATATCGCTGGTGCGCTGGTGTCGCTGAGCGTCCTGCCCTCCCAGGCGCCCGCTGCGCTGGCCACGGCCTTGGCGGGCAAGGTCAACGGGGCCATCGATCTGCCGGTAACCGCGGAAGTGGACGGGGCAACGCCCGGTAAGGTCAATTTGACAGCCAAGAACAAGGGGCTGGCGGCTGGCGACGTTGATCTTCGCCTGAACTACCGAGGCAGCGCCGCAGGCGAGATGCTACCGGCCGGGCTGGGCATCACGTTGACGCCGATGAGCGGTGGCCAGCTCAATCCCCTCTTACCGGAGGCGCTGGCGAATCTCCAGGACATGGAGTTCGACTATATCGCCATGCCGTACACGGATTCGGCATCGCTTGACGCGATAAAGACGTTTCTCAGCACGAAGACGGGGCGCTGGGCGTGGTCGAGCCAGCTGTACGGTCACGCGTTTGCGGCGCATCGTGGCACGCTGGGCGCGTTGACGACGTTCGGGAATGGCCGAAACGACGAACACGTATCGGTGATCGGTTTCAATGATTCGCCGACCCCAGCTTATGTATGGGCGGCGGATTTGGCTGGCACGGCGGCGTCGTCGCTGCGCGTAGATCCTGCCCGACCGCTCCAGACGTTGTCCCTGTCTACGGTACTGGCGCCACCCCTGCAATCACGGTTTGACCTGTCCGGTCGAAATACGCTGTTGTGGGACGGAATCTCGACCTTCACGGTAGGGTCGGATGGCACGGTCGCGCTCGAAAACGTGATCACGACGTATCGTGTCAATGGCTTTGGCGTGCCCGACGATAGCTATCTGCAGGTCGAGACGCTGATGACGCTGACCTATGTGCTTCGCAGGCTGCGGGCTGTGGTCACGAGCCAGTTCTCGCGCATGAAGCTAGCCAGCGATGGGACGCGCGTCGCGCCCGGCACGAACGTTGTGACGCCCGCAATCATCAAAGGCGCCCTGATCGCCGAGTATGCGCGTATGGAGTTGGACGGCTTTGTCCAGGAGAGCGCTAAGTTCGCTGAAGGGTTGATCGTGCAAAAGAACACGCTCAACCCGAATCGGGTGGACGTGCTCTATCCGGCGGTATTGATCAACCAGCTGCGCATCTTCGCGCTGTTGATGCAGTTCTCGCTGCAGTAG
- a CDS encoding phage tail tube protein, which translates to MSRGLLAGTASVTVDGTTYMVEGAFKYRPSTVKRETLTGMDGVHGYKETPVAGAISMSLRDAGDFLVATVNGMRNVTVVAQLANGKLITGSGMWSVDDQEVDSADAKFDVRFEGPTVTESRA; encoded by the coding sequence ATGAGCAGAGGATTGCTGGCCGGTACCGCCTCGGTCACGGTGGATGGCACGACCTATATGGTCGAAGGGGCGTTTAAGTATCGACCCTCGACGGTCAAGCGCGAAACGCTGACGGGTATGGATGGCGTGCATGGCTACAAAGAAACGCCGGTGGCCGGGGCGATATCGATGTCGTTACGTGATGCGGGCGATTTTTTGGTCGCAACGGTCAACGGCATGCGCAATGTGACGGTGGTGGCGCAGTTGGCCAATGGCAAGCTGATAACCGGCAGCGGCATGTGGTCTGTCGACGACCAGGAGGTTGACTCGGCCGATGCGAAGTTCGATGTGCGGTTCGAAGGCCCGACCGTAACGGAATCGAGGGCCTAG